In Deltaproteobacteria bacterium, the sequence CCCGTCGACGACTCCCCCCTTGATGCGGAACTTCTCGTTCTCTTTCGCGTAGGCGACGAGGACCTTCGCCATCGCCGAGGGCTCTTCGAACGCAATCGCGATCGCGGTCGGACCCTGCAGGTGCCTGGCGATCGGTTCGTGCGGCGTGCCTCGGGTCGCGATCGTGAGCAGCGTGTTCTTCGCGACGCGATACTCGATCTGCTTGCCACCCGCCGCGCGAAGCTTGGCGCGGAGCGCGTTCGCGTTGTCGACGGTCATGCCGCGGGGG encodes:
- a CDS encoding 50S ribosomal protein L10, translated to PRGMTVDNANALRAKLRAAGGKQIEYRVAKNTLLTIATRGTPHEPIARHLQGPTAIAIAFEEPSAMAKVLVAYAKENEKFRIKGGVVDGELVDPAGVAVLAQLPSKLELRGMLAGTLQSPLRNLAGTLQSLLGHLRNALEQRQQKLEAN